A window of Adhaeribacter arboris genomic DNA:
TGCCGCGTATAATGCCCGTTTGTTAGGGAACACTAATATTCAGTTTCATAATGATAGTGCTGCGGAGTATTTGCAAGCTTTTACCGGTCAAGTTGATTGGATTTACCTGGACCCGGCCCGGCGCAGCACCGCTAACCAAAAGTTACATTTCTTGAGCGACTGTGAGCCGGATGTTTTAGAGCTGTTGTCCCTGCTTTTTCAGAAAACAGAACAGGTTCTGCTTAAAACTTCCCCGATGTTGGATATTGAACAAGCTCGCCAGCAGTTAAGCAAAGTAAGTAAAATAATAGTTGTAGCCGTAGAAAACGAATGCAAAGAAGTATTGTATTTATTAAATGAAAAGGCACCTCCGGAGCCAGACTTGGAAGCGGTAAATTTATACGCACAGAAAGAACCTACCATTTTCCGGTTTAGTAAATCCGGGGAAGAAGCGGCTAGTATTACGTACTCCGAGCCGCTACCGTATATTTACGAACCTAACACCGCCATTTTAAAAGCCGGGGGCTTTAAGAGCGTAGCCCAACAATACAAATTAAATAAACTGCACCGCAACAGCCATTTATACACTTCCGAGAATTTAATTTTGGATTTTCCGGGCCGAATTTTTAAATGTTTAGCCGTTAGTAAATACCAAAAAAAAGAAATACTAAATTATTTACCGGAAAAAAAAGCCAATATCACGGTTCGTAATTTCCCGGAACCCGTAGCCGCTATCCGCAAAAAGTTGGAACTGCAAGAAGGCGGCTCTGTTTATTTATTAGCTACCACTGATATTCATCAAAAGCCTATTATTCTGGTATGCGAAAAAGCTTTGTAAATAATAGCCTGCGGCAACGTTCCGGTACAACCTTGTAATCCTTTCTTATTTGATTCAAAAATTTTACCTGGAAATTAAGCAGGTGATATTGGAAGGTTCCTACTGCGGGATTTTTATCTGGTAAATTTTAATAAAAAAGGCTTGCGCAACCGATTAATTGCATTTATATTCGCAACTAAATGATTGCAAATTAATTGAATTTATTTATGCGAAGAGACGTATTTCAGGCCATTGCCGACCCGACCCGGAGAGCCATTCTTAGCTTGATTGCCTTACAAGCTATGACTCCTAATGCCCTCGCGGAACATTTTGCCAGTAGTCGGCAAGCCGTATCAAAACACATTAAAATATTAACCGAGTGCGAACTCGTGAAACAGGAACAGGCCGGGAGAGAAATCTATTACAACTTAAATCCTCAGAAAATGCAGGAAGTAGATAAATGGTTAGCTCCTTTCCGGGCGCTGTGGGAAGACCGGTTCAACCAATTAGATACTGTATTACAAAACTTAAAAAATAAAAACCATGACTAACAACAAACAGACCGTAATCGCCAAAGATTTAGCCAACAAAAAGCTTAAAGTAGTAAGAGAATTTGCTGCCCCGCTGGAACAAGTATGGAAAGCCTGGACGGAAAGTAATTTATTAGATTTATGGTGGGCGCCTAAGCCTTGGAAAGCAAAAACAAAATCTATGGATTTTCGGGAAGGCGGCTTTTGGCTCTACTGCATGGAAGGCCCGGATGGAACCCAATCTTGGGCACGAGCCGACTTCCAGACAATTGTTCCCCAAAAAAGCTTTACTGCCGTGGACTCCTTCTGTGATGAAAACGGCAATAAAAATGCGGATTTCCCTAGTATGCACTGGAAGAATGAATTCAACTCCATCAGTTCCGGGACGAAAGTAGAGATTGAAATTTCCTTTACCGACGAAGCAGATATGACTAAAATTTTAGAAATGGGCTTTGAAGAAGGATTTACCGCAGCGCTTGGTAATCTGGACGAATTGTTCCTGAATCAGTTTTCAACTGGCGCCGAAAAAGTAGTTAGCTAGTCGCATTTACCAACTTTTATTCAAATTTAAAATCAGGATAAAGTTCTCCTTCCCAAATTTCTGATTTATTTTAGCGGTAGGTTTCTGCCCGGATTTTTCTTTTAAAAGCTGAAATCCGAGCAGAAACCTACCGCTTTTAGTATATTGACCAGTATAATTTAAAATACATTATGGAGGTAGAAATCAAGAAATTAAAAAGCCAAGACCTGAATACCTTTATAGAACTTATCCGCGTATTTGAAGATGTTTTTGAAATGAAAAATTTTATTCTACCCGACTCAAAACATCTTCAGCAATTATTAGCTCAGGATAGCTTTTTTGTATTTGTAGCCTTGGTAAACGATAAGGTGGTGGGCGGCTTAACTACCTATACCTTGCAACAATATTATTCTACTTTACCTGTAGTTTATATTTATGACCTGGCCGTTTTAACCAGCTACCAGCGCCAAGATATTGGAAGAATGCTGATTGCCAATTTAAACCAATACTGTAAAGAAATTGGGGTGCAAGAAGTATTTGTGCAGGCCGACGAAATAGACGATTACGCCCTGGAATTTTACCGAGCCACGGGAGGAACTGCCGAAAAGGTGGTTCATTTTACCTACCCTTTAATTTCTTCAGCATCTTAATTTTAAAAATAACCTTTCAGGTAGGGATCTATGCTTTAATTAAGCGGCATTTTCTATTTTAGAGTAGAAAACCAGAAAATAGGTACTCGAAAATAATAAACGGTTACCTCCTAATTAACTTTCCTTCCAATCACTTACTTTCTTCCGTTAATCATTTAAATTTAGTTGATTAAGTTACAACCCCATGCAACCTTTCCTTAAAAACCGGGGTCACTCAGGTAAGTCAGATTATCAGGAATGGCGCACTTAAAACTACATTTTAGCTCTTTGCTGGAGCTTTCTTAGTACCAGGTGCTATATTTTCTAATTCATAAAAATTTTAAATATGAAACTGTCAAAAACCTTACTGAGTGCCCTTTTGCTGGGTATAACGGTGCAGACTACCACCAGCTGCGAAAAAAAAGAGTTACCTCAACCTAATTCCGGAAAAGAGGAAAGCAGTAAAGAACAAGGAAAAGAGGCTCCCGTTAATTGCCCGGGTTGTGGAATGGGTTAAGCCGAAAAATTTTATAATCTATTCTTGTGCCAGAGATTTTACCTGCCATAGCCTGTAATTTAGATGCGGATATTCTGGCAGCGGCTTTGCCATTATTTGGAGAAAGCCGGATAGAAGCCATTGAATGGTCGTTTGATACCCTGTTTCGTACTGCTCAAATTCCGTCTTGGTTTTTAGAATTATTAAAAGCATTCAGTAACGAAAAAAGGCTGGTGGGGCACGGAGTATTTTTTTCGTTGTTTTCCGGCAAATGGTCCCCCAACCAACAAAATTGGCTCAAACAACTGCGGCAACTATCTTCGGAATTTGACTTTGACCATATTACCGAGCATTTTGGTTTTATGACCGGCCAAAATTTTCATTATGGTGCGCCACTTCCCATACCTTTTTCTAAAACTACCTTAGCCATTGGCCAGGATAGGTTAGCCCGCATTTACGATGCCTGCCATTGTCCGGTTGGCTTGGAAAATCTGGCTTTTTCTTATTCGTTGGACGAAGTAAAACAGCATGGTGAATTTTTGGAACAATTAATAACCCCCATTAACGGTTTTATCATCCTGGATTTACACAATCTTTATTGCCAGATTTATAATTTTTCCATTGCTTACGAAGACATTATTAATTTATATCCTTTACATAGAGTGCGGGAGATCCATATTTCCGGCGGCACCTGGCAGGATTCGAACGTAGCGCCAGCAAGAAAAATACGCAGAGATACCCACGATGAAGCCGTACCGAAGGAAGTTTTTCAGTTGTTGGATTGGACTATAGACAAGTGCCCCAATTTGAAATACGTGGTTCTGGAGCAACTCGGCAACGCTCTAAAAACTAAGGAGAGTAAGAAGATATTTTACCAGGATTTTTTAAAAATGGAAGTGATTGTTCAGAGTAAAAGTAATTCTCTGGCACCTCAACCTACCAATCTGTTTCTGCCTGACCTTCCTAATTTACCTACTACAATTATAGAAGACGAAAACCTACATCAACAACAATTACAGCTTTCGGCTATTTTAGAAAAAGCGCCTACGTATACGGAAGCTTTTGAATTACTCTTTTCTTCTTCCTTAGCGCACTCCGATTGGAAAATTGAAAGTTGGGAACCGTACATGCTCGAAACCGCCAGGAGCATTGCCCAAAAGTGGAAAAAGTAATCCTAAAAGGTTTGCGACAAAATTTACCAGCAATTTACTCTACCAGTTTTCAGTGCTTGAAACTATTTAACTATTCTGCAATTTAACTATTCAACAATCTATCATTTGGCCTTACTCGTCCAGGGACTACCTTGTACCCGGAAACGCCAAGGCAATAAAGCATCTTCGCCGGCATAATCTACTCCTACCCGCGGGCTGGCAATAATTTGTTCTTCCTGGATAATCTCACCTCGGTTTTCTAACCAAATTGTATCGCCGGTTAAATCGGTGCCGTAATGTTTTTTAGTGATTCCTAGAGCTAATGTTACCAACCCCGGACCAGCGGTTAATTTGGGAGTAACTTTGGTTTGGTTACGGCGCAACAGTATCTCCGGCAAACCTTCGATAGGTTCAATTGCCCGGATTAAGACCGCATCGGCTTTTTCGGCTTCGTTGGTAATAATGTTAAATAAGGCGTAAATACCATAAATAAGATAAACGTAAGCCACACCGCCCTCCTGGAACATGATTTCGGTACGAGCCGTACGCCGCCCGCTGTGCGAATGACAAGCCATATCGTTTTCGCCGCTGTAAGCTTCGGTTTCTACTATTTTACCGCCGGTAATTACGCCGTCTAAATTGGTAAATAAGTACTTACCTAACAGGTCGCGCGCAATTTGTACTACCCCGGCGCGGGTATAAAAAGATTTAGGAAGTTTGGGCATAACGTTGAAAATTTATTTTTAAAGTAAAAATAAGTGCCAGCAACCCATTTTAACAATTTCGTATTATATCCAAATACTGTTATTAATTCTGCTTTGATTATTGAATTTGATAATCATCTAAAAACGCACCATCTAAAATAGTAAACTATGAAAACTGTCTTTTCTATTTGCCTCTGCCTGATGGGGCTATTTGGCTGCCGTACTACTCGCGTTACCAACACCCAAGCCGCCGCTAACTTTGCTCTAACCAATTATAAAACCTTTAACTTTTACGAAATTACCGCCAATGGCGAACCCGTAGATCCGCAATACAATAATCGGATTACTATTTTAAAAAACGCCATTCAGGAACAGCTTACCCAAAAAGGCTTAACGCTGAATCAAACCAATCCGGATATACTTGTAAATATTGGGATAGTTACCACCGAAAAAGTACAAACCCGCCAAACCGATTTCCGGACCGATGCACCCCGGTACATTGGGCAATACCGGTATTCCTGGAAAAGCCAGCAAGTAGAAGTAGGCCGTTACCGCGAAGGTACCGTTTCGGTGCACCTGGTAGATCCAACTAAAAATGAATTAGTCTGGCAAGGGGTAATGGAAGGGATTATTCCGAA
This region includes:
- a CDS encoding GNAT family N-acetyltransferase, with product MEVEIKKLKSQDLNTFIELIRVFEDVFEMKNFILPDSKHLQQLLAQDSFFVFVALVNDKVVGGLTTYTLQQYYSTLPVVYIYDLAVLTSYQRQDIGRMLIANLNQYCKEIGVQEVFVQADEIDDYALEFYRATGGTAEKVVHFTYPLISSAS
- a CDS encoding DUF4136 domain-containing protein, whose product is MKTVFSICLCLMGLFGCRTTRVTNTQAAANFALTNYKTFNFYEITANGEPVDPQYNNRITILKNAIQEQLTQKGLTLNQTNPDILVNIGIVTTEKVQTRQTDFRTDAPRYIGQYRYSWKSQQVEVGRYREGTVSVHLVDPTKNELVWQGVMEGIIPKKDAALQREVNAGVIELFNKL
- a CDS encoding SRPBCC family protein codes for the protein MTNNKQTVIAKDLANKKLKVVREFAAPLEQVWKAWTESNLLDLWWAPKPWKAKTKSMDFREGGFWLYCMEGPDGTQSWARADFQTIVPQKSFTAVDSFCDENGNKNADFPSMHWKNEFNSISSGTKVEIEISFTDEADMTKILEMGFEEGFTAALGNLDELFLNQFSTGAEKVVS
- a CDS encoding THUMP-like domain-containing protein, with product MPRDSSQQIPELQALTPAEQEFVQEYAQADPATLLLQQHRYRGLAIPKLVHYIQARQKVKHKLPLWYQCLDIVYPPTLSLEQSSSELTAQYKAGLVTGKVLIDLTGGFGIDSFFFAQNFAQVHYVEQNPELTAIAAYNARLLGNTNIQFHNDSAAEYLQAFTGQVDWIYLDPARRSTANQKLHFLSDCEPDVLELLSLLFQKTEQVLLKTSPMLDIEQARQQLSKVSKIIVVAVENECKEVLYLLNEKAPPEPDLEAVNLYAQKEPTIFRFSKSGEEAASITYSEPLPYIYEPNTAILKAGGFKSVAQQYKLNKLHRNSHLYTSENLILDFPGRIFKCLAVSKYQKKEILNYLPEKKANITVRNFPEPVAAIRKKLELQEGGSVYLLATTDIHQKPIILVCEKAL
- a CDS encoding DNA-3-methyladenine glycosylase; translated protein: MPKLPKSFYTRAGVVQIARDLLGKYLFTNLDGVITGGKIVETEAYSGENDMACHSHSGRRTARTEIMFQEGGVAYVYLIYGIYALFNIITNEAEKADAVLIRAIEPIEGLPEILLRRNQTKVTPKLTAGPGLVTLALGITKKHYGTDLTGDTIWLENRGEIIQEEQIIASPRVGVDYAGEDALLPWRFRVQGSPWTSKAK
- a CDS encoding chryseobasin-related MNIO class RiPP peptide, whose translation is MKLSKTLLSALLLGITVQTTTSCEKKELPQPNSGKEESSKEQGKEAPVNCPGCGMG
- a CDS encoding ArsR/SmtB family transcription factor, with translation MRRDVFQAIADPTRRAILSLIALQAMTPNALAEHFASSRQAVSKHIKILTECELVKQEQAGREIYYNLNPQKMQEVDKWLAPFRALWEDRFNQLDTVLQNLKNKNHD
- a CDS encoding multinuclear nonheme iron-dependent oxidase, with product MPEILPAIACNLDADILAAALPLFGESRIEAIEWSFDTLFRTAQIPSWFLELLKAFSNEKRLVGHGVFFSLFSGKWSPNQQNWLKQLRQLSSEFDFDHITEHFGFMTGQNFHYGAPLPIPFSKTTLAIGQDRLARIYDACHCPVGLENLAFSYSLDEVKQHGEFLEQLITPINGFIILDLHNLYCQIYNFSIAYEDIINLYPLHRVREIHISGGTWQDSNVAPARKIRRDTHDEAVPKEVFQLLDWTIDKCPNLKYVVLEQLGNALKTKESKKIFYQDFLKMEVIVQSKSNSLAPQPTNLFLPDLPNLPTTIIEDENLHQQQLQLSAILEKAPTYTEAFELLFSSSLAHSDWKIESWEPYMLETARSIAQKWKK